A single region of the Acetivibrio cellulolyticus CD2 genome encodes:
- a CDS encoding DUF975 family protein yields MEFSITGIKRKAKAQIGGNAFNALFLAMIFIFAFVLIPFVFKGIGCAIAFLLMGPIFLGFCIIFLCISRVDKTPTEEMKKGKVFAPLGLDFIHALKSIENGNPYQASLSLAFCGFKHFFKALGLLLWNTLLVFLWSFILVVPGVIKAISLSMSFFILADDPSVSLSKAMVLSEKMTQGHKKELFLFGLSFILWILFTIVSLGLASFVTLPYIMTSYAIVYDNLKKESISKGIIAEDDIVSLKAWEY; encoded by the coding sequence ATGGAATTTTCGATAACTGGTATAAAAAGAAAAGCCAAAGCACAAATTGGGGGTAATGCCTTTAATGCTTTGTTTTTAGCGATGATATTTATCTTTGCATTTGTACTCATTCCTTTTGTTTTTAAAGGTATTGGTTGTGCTATTGCATTTTTACTTATGGGACCTATATTTCTTGGCTTTTGTATAATATTTCTTTGTATTTCCAGAGTTGATAAAACTCCAACTGAGGAGATGAAGAAAGGGAAAGTATTCGCACCACTCGGTTTGGATTTTATTCATGCATTAAAGTCTATTGAGAATGGGAATCCGTACCAGGCTAGCTTGTCGTTGGCATTTTGCGGGTTTAAACACTTCTTTAAGGCTCTTGGACTACTATTATGGAACACGTTGTTAGTTTTTCTATGGTCTTTTATCCTTGTTGTACCTGGTGTAATCAAGGCAATTAGCTTGAGTATGAGCTTCTTTATTTTAGCAGATGATCCTTCAGTTAGTTTGTCAAAAGCCATGGTGCTTAGTGAAAAAATGACACAAGGGCACAAAAAGGAGTTATTTTTATTTGGATTAAGCTTCATACTATGGATACTGTTTACAATAGTTTCTTTAGGGCTGGCTAGCTTTGTTACATTGCCTTATATTATGACTTCATATGCCATAGTTTATGATAACTTAAAAAAAGAAAGTATAAGTAAGGGAATTATAGCAGAAGATGATATTGTATCTCTAAAGGCTTGGGAATATTAA
- a CDS encoding LL-diaminopimelate aminotransferase, with product MKQARRLDNAPPYLFVEIEENIKKALANGVDVINLGIGDPDMPTPDFVVQKMTEALKNPAYHSYPEYDGALEFRCAVARFYKKRFGVDLDSETEVVALLGSKEGIAHIFFALVNEGDFTLVPDPQYPVYELATALTGGVAYPMPLLKENGFFPDLSIIPKEVIKRTKILFVNYPNNPTGAVADMEQFQSIVDFALKHDIVVCNDNAYSEFTYDGIKAPSILMAKNAKNIAVEFHSFSKSYNMTGWRLGFAVGNRDAICKLKKMKNNIDSGVFTAIQIAGVEALESGDKSVENMQKIYARRRNIAITELKKLGFEFVVPKGAFYFWVKVPDGFTSKSFTAMLLDKTGVAVAPGNGYGQYGEGYIRISLTISDIRLKEAFERIEKLGL from the coding sequence ATGAAACAAGCTAGGCGACTTGATAATGCACCACCATACCTGTTTGTTGAAATTGAAGAGAATATAAAAAAGGCTTTGGCAAATGGAGTAGATGTAATAAACTTAGGTATCGGGGATCCGGATATGCCAACCCCTGATTTTGTTGTACAGAAAATGACAGAAGCCTTAAAGAATCCAGCCTATCATTCGTATCCGGAATATGACGGAGCATTGGAGTTTAGATGCGCAGTGGCTCGATTCTACAAAAAAAGATTTGGGGTAGATTTGGATTCTGAAACTGAGGTGGTTGCTCTATTAGGATCAAAGGAAGGAATAGCACATATTTTCTTTGCCCTGGTTAATGAAGGAGATTTTACCCTTGTTCCAGATCCGCAATATCCTGTTTATGAGCTCGCTACAGCACTTACCGGTGGAGTGGCCTACCCTATGCCGCTTCTAAAAGAGAATGGATTCTTTCCTGATCTTTCAATAATCCCTAAAGAAGTTATAAAAAGGACCAAGATATTATTTGTTAATTATCCTAATAATCCGACAGGTGCAGTTGCAGATATGGAACAATTTCAAAGTATAGTTGATTTTGCTCTTAAACATGATATTGTAGTCTGCAACGACAATGCATATTCTGAATTTACATATGATGGAATAAAAGCTCCAAGCATTCTAATGGCTAAGAATGCAAAGAATATAGCTGTAGAATTTCATTCCTTTTCAAAGTCATATAATATGACAGGCTGGCGACTGGGATTTGCTGTTGGAAATAGGGATGCTATATGCAAATTGAAAAAAATGAAGAACAATATAGACTCGGGAGTTTTTACAGCTATACAGATTGCTGGTGTAGAGGCGCTGGAAAGCGGTGATAAATCTGTTGAGAATATGCAAAAAATTTATGCAAGGAGAAGAAATATTGCTATTACAGAGCTTAAAAAGCTTGGTTTTGAATTTGTTGTTCCGAAAGGAGCATTCTATTTTTGGGTTAAAGTTCCTGATGGGTTTACTTCAAAGAGCTTTACAGCTATGCTATTGGATAAGACTGGAGTGGCAGTTGCACCTGGAAACGGGTATGGTCAATATGGTGAGGGTTATATAAGAATATCGCTAACAATTAGTGATATCAGGCTAAAGGAAGCCTTTGAAAGAATTGAAAAACTTGGATTATAA